Within Dermacentor albipictus isolate Rhodes 1998 colony chromosome 3, USDA_Dalb.pri_finalv2, whole genome shotgun sequence, the genomic segment ATGGCAATCAAACCTCCTTGGATGACCTGTGTGCAAAAGAATGTTTGTACAGTGCAATGCATAACCAATGAGGTATTTATCTTCCCCCACCACAGTAGGAGCACCATATCTCACGAGAAAAGTTAATTTGCACCTGCACGCTTTGGAACTTAGAGCTCTGACACTGAGTCGAAGATCACTAGCACTAAGCAACATACCAGTCTTATGCAGAGCAAACGGCACAAATAACTACAGGACAAACAGCTTCACAGGTTACAAAGTCTTCGGATTACATGTGCCTGCCAAGGTTTGATTTGCTGCATGCCACCTTGCATGCAGCAAATCTGTTAAGAGGTCCTACAGTGAAGTTATGGTAGCAGGCCTGATGCTTCGAAACTCTAGCATTGTCTTTTCCAACCTCTGGGGCTTTATACCACAAAGAAGGAGCCATAGTGTGGAGCCCAGGAAGAGGTAACATGCACAGCGGCTTCAAAGCTCTCACGAAAgaccaaagaatgtatgcataaatacaaaaaaatataaaccTTTCTTTGTGAACTTCAATGGGTTTCCATACTGTTTGGTAAGGAAACTAATCTCCATCAGACAAGCTCAGAAACTGTGCTTTAGCTAAACTAAGCATTTGGCATCAAGGTAGTAAGTTAAGAGACAAGAGGAACATTGTCAAGCTCAGAATAGGCAATAAATATATTAAAAGGAGCTTACTAAAGTAGGTGTAATGTAAGAGTGTGCAAAAGGTTTAAAACATACAAGGACATGAAAGTGCACAAGAAGATCATTACAATCTGAATGTTCAATTCATATCTGCAGTGCCCGCCATTTTCTTTTGCGTGTTCCAACTCAATTTTCACAGACTACACAAACTGAATGACAGGAAACAGATTACTATACATTCTATATTACGGCACAAAAAACAGACACCAAACACAGAACACGACAGACACACACACCGTATGGCATCTGTTTCTTGCATTGTAAAAAAGAAAGTATAGTAAACCATGCCAACTTGCCCAGCAACAAGCACTTTTGAGAAAACAGATTGCTTGGTTTTAACTTGAATAAGTTAGCACGTCAGATTAAGCAGCTGATGCATAACAGCAACTCTATTCTTTGGCTCCATCTTGACTAGGGCAAAACAAAAAATacagcatgaaaaaaaatgttgttggTTCTAGTACATAGCAGTTCTCAACTGTGTCTATGGGCTGCAAAGATGCAAACTGTTTAACACAAAGCTCATAGTGGCATCCGTACAAAATATTTATGGAAGGCACATGAGATGCGTTGCATCCAAGTGCCagtctattaaaaaaaaattcttgcaaaTTTGTAGCAAAATTGCTTGCTGAACTGGTAATAAACTGAAAGTCATACTATTCCCAACACAAGAGCAAGTCTAGCTTTTATTCTGTGTAAGCTCATACCTGCATTTAACACATGCCTGGCTGTTCACAACAGGAATGTCTGCTCTACACCTTAACAATGTAGACTAAGTGTACAAACTACAAGagtcataaaagaaaaaaagaagacatctaGTTGACATAGTGTAAAGCTGCAAAGGAAATGAAAGCAACCTACGAAGAAAGGGATTCATTTGTAGCTTTATGCCACTGTTAGATTGGTGACAATTTTGCCCTCTAATGAAAGTTCTACCATATTACAGATTTCCACAAAACTGATTTGCCATGTAAGGAGTCTTATCGAGTAGCAATACACCATCTTTTTCTACTGCCCTCTGACAATTTGTGATGTTGCAGCACTACCCCACTTTACCTATGGTACCTTGATCATTTTTACCAAAACCAACGGCAGCTTTCTGCTTACTGCAAATGAGCAAcatggagaagaaaaaaaaaaaaactttagccACTGAATTAAATACTAAATGCATGAAAGGGCAAATTTTCATGTACCTGACAGCAACACGAAATTACAAAGGAAGCCCATGCAGGTTTctggtaaagaaagctttgcagtcgAAGGAAAATTAGTGCTCCGATTttagaccaggacaaatttttcctcAACTATGAAGCTTGCTTTCTCAGAAACCcctatgggtttcttttgtagcttcaagCTAGAGTCAAGTGGAtaacaattttccctttcatgaaccttcctgcCCTTCGTGGGCTTCCACAGAACTTGGTGTCTGCTGAAGTGTGAGTGAAATGCATATTTTCCTGCCTTAGCTTTTACTTGTAGGTAATCACTCTTTTGGTTTTTAATGACTGTTGCTTAATAATGCAATACCACATGGGATTTCCTTGTATAGCAATATGCTGCACATATTTATAATGCCATTCATTTAACTTGCATGCTTTCTTGAATAGCTTGTAAGTTACTCGGGCACGCTTTGCATCAGAGTAGCCATACCGCACAGACTATGGGTGGCCATGAAGAGGCTttcaaacaaagaaagaatagaTTTCGATAAATAAATGCAGCCAACCAGGACAAAGGAGATGTTATCAGTGGCCTAACTTGTTCTACTGCAGCCAATTTGCACTCATGCAGACTTCTGACTACCTCTGCTTTGCTATGAAACACTACACTACTAAAGATTATACACCCTTAGGGTGCAACATtgtcacacaaacaaaaaaaattatcccCAATCTTGCACGCATCTTCTTTTTAACAATGCATGCCCAGCATACTTTCCTGTCAAAAATGACGTGTGCATCTAAGAATACCACATCATTACAAGAAATTAGTGGGTGCAtagtgttaaagaaagaaaatgcacatgAGATTGGTTATTTTTTTGCAATACTGTTAAGCCTTGAAGGGTGTACAATATTTAAGAGTATAGTTGCTTTGAATAGCCATCACATGTTAATGAAAAGTCTCTGGACCAGTCGATTATAAGAAAATTAGTGCCTCATCTTAAAGTTCGCCACAAGCTTCAGCTGGGGCCACAAGAAGCCACATTACTGCTCAAAAACAACGGTACAGCCACTCCAGTGTGAAGCTTGTACGACTACATTTTCACGTTTTCTTTTCCGCACTGACATTAAAATGCAAACATACCCAGCTACTGCTAGTGTCCACATTAATGGCAGTGACGTGATCTAGTGAAATGACCATACAGATTTAGTGAACAATAGGTTGATCACGCATCACTTAACCTGTAGCCTCGGACGGAGAGGAATATGAACATTCATAGGCCTTGCCTGcaagcacagagaaaaaaaagaaaaaatgaaaaggaaattcacTCTGGAAAATAGGTTAGACGTCACCGGTACTAGTGAAAGAGAGAAAACTATAAAATGGCACACACTGCAGCAAACTTGGCCTTGACAAATGATCGATCAGCAGCAAGCAGCTCAGGCCTCTAGGATAAACAAGCTTTTGCAACTTACTGAAAACTGAATTCTGGGaatttgcatgccaaaaccacgatttcattataaggcacgccgtagtgactccagattaattttgaccaccagggaatcaTTAACATGCCCCAATTCACAGAACACagacatttttgcatttcacccccatcgaaatgcactCACCGCAGCCGGGATCTgatcccacgacttcgtgcttagcagtgcaacgccacagCTGCAAAACCACCGCTGCAGGTTTTTGCAATTTAGTGCTCTACTGAATGGCAGAATATATCCAATTCTGATACAACAATGATTTCACCACAAGAAGTCCAACATATTCAGGAAGTCTGAACAAAAGAGCCGGCAACGGTTATCTTTGGCTTATGTCAACAGTGACTGTTTATGAGCAGCTTCTTGGCTTTCAGAAAGCTGAACTACATAAATAGCACCAGGTTGGCTATGGCTTTCAGTATTGCTTTGGTGTTTAAACTATCAGTTTGCTGCACATCTACGAATAACTGGAGACACGACAAGCACAGCCCTTGATTAGACACAGACCTTCGGCCAATGAACAGTACCAAACCCAATCTGCAGCCTCTCTTGAGCACAACTACATGTCGTCAACGTCGTCAAAACCACAAATATCTTGGTCTTCAACGAGACTTTCGTCCAGGATGTCCTCCTGCATTTCCTGATGCCCTGTACTCACACAGCGCGACACATCCAGTCTTGGCATGCTTATCTGTTCTGGGTGCAGCCAAGGCTTGTAGCTGGGCTGGTGAGCTTTCTTCCAGTCATTGTATTCCAGGCAAGCCTTTCGCAACTTCTTTGCCATCTACAAAGTTAAAGTGCCAGCACAATCACGCTTGTCCTCATTTCAACATACTTGATGCTACTGCTGCAACAAGGAGAGAAGATTGTTGCAGTTTACTTACATTTGGAGCAAAAATTTTGGTGAGCTTGTTCACAAAGCATGCTGGGAGTGAACCTGTACAATGAACAATTTCACAGTTTTAAAACCCAATGAAGAGTGACATTACAGCAAAATAAAAATTACGCAATGACTTTGAGCTGTGGCTGGATGTTTTGTCGTTGGCCACACATAACATCACTCTGCATTTACCTTTGGGGTCACACTGCGTTACGTAGGTCAGCTTACAACCACAACTTCCATCTGGTTGAATAACAAGTCCGGTCAGGTAGGAAACGGCTCGCACAAAACCCTTCTTTGGTGGTGCAGACTGAAATAAGCAAAACAGTTATTCAGTGTGTCACTACATATGTACTATGGTGAATGGTGGTTCAAAACCCCTGCAAAAACTCATCCACTTACTTTTCATGGAAGTCATTAATCGGTCGGCAAATAGGTTCTCAATAATGTTCTCAGGAACGTAGAGGTTGCGAAAAAAAGtcaattatggagttttacgtgacaaaaccacgacttgattatgaggcacgccatagcagGGGACTCgaaaaaatttggaccacctgcagttctttaaagtgcatttcactcccatcgaaatgcggtcgccgcagcCGGgtttcaatcccgcgacctcgtgctggaTTTATTATTCGTTGTTTGCTATGTAAAATTCATTCTGTGATGTTGCATACTTTAGTTTAGACACCCTACTAGCCTTAGGTTATGGGTCTAACCAGCTTTGCCTATTTTTATGTATTGTAATTATGAACGTGTAATAAAAGAGTGGAGGGGAGGGAagaaagccactaagcaaccacgaccgGGTTTAGCGATTGTGAAATTCAAATGAGGAGACAGTAGTTGGAACAGAAGTGTCCTTAGCCATAAGTTGTTTTACactaaagtgtctcgaaacccaCGCTCACCTCGTGAAACACTGAATGGTTTATTATGAGGCATTCTTTCTCCGTTTGTAGCCAGGATCTCTGGAGGACGAAGTCCCTGTTTTTGAAAGGCGGTGGAGACCGAACTACAAAAGAAACACGGAGTCACAAACACGGTAGTACGACAGCCATGGTAGCAAGTAGCTTGCCCCATCACCTGCGTAATATCCAACGTCGTTGTTGGGATTCAAGAATCCGATGTCGTAGCTCTCCAGCACGTAGACATCCCACTTTTTTCTATACAGTGGATCCATTAAAACGTCGAACAGTAAAGCCGGACTGACATCCTTGTACACGGTGTGCAGCTGAAAAGACACGTCACGGACAGTACTTTTCTCGTCCTGACAGCAGCAAATTTAAGCTGCGAACCGTCGCATGCTACTTCGGCCTAATCCCCTTACCTTTATCATCTTGAATTCAGTTTGCTGGGTTGATTTAGTCCACACGGTGGTATCTTTTTTCTTGTACTCGACTTTCCAGCCGTCGGGCTTGTCGGCCAAAGCTTTCAAGCGCTCAAAATCTCGATCATCGGCAATACGAACTTCGCCTACATCCATCGTGATAGCTGTGGTCCTCTGCTGACGCTTATCGCAGTTACTGCTGTCACGGCAGTACAAAAGAAAGATCCGCCCGGCTCATCCGTGTTCGGTTCTTGGTTGCGGAATGCCGACGTTGGTTGCAGCCATTGCTCGATGCCGATGCTGATTACATTTGCGCAGCGCATACGCGCGTAGTACATACCACGCTGGTACATACATGCGTAGAGGTTAAAGGAGGCATTTTGGTTGGGGCACAGTGGTTAGGTGACGAACAGCACAAACGTGGAACGAGGTGCACGTTAGCGCGTTGAACGGAAGCAAACATGTTGCCGGCTGCGGTCTATAAAATCGTACGAGCGTTCACTTTAGCGAACAAATAGCGTAAAGTAGGCGTCAAAATATTGCACACTGCGGAACTCGAGAAAACCCTCAATTTTCGAGTGGTTTGGTCGCAACCGCTAAAGCTGTTCATTCTCAGCTTTGGCCATTAATCTTTCCTGCGTGGTTGAATTTCACGGCCAAATACCAAAATAGTTCAAGATGTTGCACAATTCGTGCCGCGTGCGTCAATAAAGATAACGTGCGAGCATTTTTGTCATTTTTCTTTAGCTTATCACGATTGCAACACACTGATACCCACCGCGGTAGATTAAtcgctgcgctgctgagctcgaggacgcggtggcctcatttcgatgaggagcgaaatgcaaaaacgcttgtgtatttacgccaggtggtcaaaactaatccttGGTCCCCCATTACGGCACATCTAACAATCATATTGTACCTTGATTATGGCATATAAATCTTCCAGGGGAATTTGTAACACAGCACATGCCAACAGCTGCATTTTATTCACAGCAACAACACAAAAGACACAGTTATGCAAACTTCCCAGCCCGGGTGCCAATGACATATACACAACGTGCTTTATGTGCGTTAATCATCAAGAGTTTTGTATTTTTCAAGTTCAGCCATAACTTGCTCAGCATCTCGATAAGCAGATGATGGAAAGAGTTCTTCGTGCCGACCTGCAAGGTAGCTGAAAAACAGAGTTATAGTGTAAGCACGACCTGTTCTACATTTTattatagaataaagaacttaGTACAAGGAACTTACTGCAAGAAGCCATTCACAAAGTTTTCAAGATAGCCAGCTTTAGTCTTTGTGATCGCCATTTTCTGCAGCAACTCGGGAAGCTTTACTGAAAGAACAAAATAATACAACCTTCAGGACAGTTCTAGCTATCCAAAAGGTACACAAATGCAATGTACTTTTGCAACCAAATCTGCCAATCTGGCACATCATTATGTTTACACTACATTTTAGAAGATATTGCGCAGTCTCTCATGCAAAATAGCCATGTCAATATAACACAAAAGTCAAAATTTGCAAATAAAGTCTTGTGTATAGCAAACTTATTATTTTAACGTTTTAAGAAGCGTACAATTTTAGTCAAGGATGAAAAAGAAGCAGACATGGAGCAAGCATTTGTTTTGCATCTGCCAATTTTTTAATGCTTGTCTTAAACTATGCGGTTGCTAAAACCTGAAAGTATGAACCGACTACCCCAGCAACATTCTTTTGATCTTACACAAATATTTGCACGGCACAATGCATATTAATAGGAATGGAAGTCCTTCTTTTATTGATAACTTCTCATTCCTCTGAGCTGCCAGCTTGACAGTCTGAATTGCCCTGTAATGTAATAACATATAATAGACAACAATTGTGCGTTCCATTAAAGAGTCTCTGAAACATTTTTTGTTGTACTCCTAGACATATAAGAGGTATCTCTTAGGGAATTCTTTCTCAAAATATTTTTGTGCGAGCAGGCTATACTGAAGCAGCTATGAGTGGTTGAACATTACCCTCCTCTCAAGCCGCAGCATTACACCTAAGTTTCTACACCGTGCGGCCATTGCTATGTCCCGCCACGTTCATGCGGTGACACAAGTGCGGTTTACTCCCAGTTGATTTAAATAGAGTGTATTCCCACGTCTATTTTCTGCACAGTTTTTCTCACTAAGCCTGAGCTACATGGAGCAAACTTTCACGACAAACTTTGCGCTGCACATGGAGACTTGGCAGCACAAGCTGGCTTGCACTACATGAAGCGAGGAACAGGCGGGCCCATCGGGTCTTTGCCGCCTTGCTGCAAGTGCACATGAAGTGTACAAACTACAAAGTACCTGTTTGCAGTATTATTTAGGTTTGATAACAGCCTGATAACATGAAACTAGCCAACATGTACGTTTACGATGCTCACAAACAATGCTACGAACATTTCTTTGTAGGCTATAAAAACAAGTGCTGCCACTAATTTGTGAATGTGGTGAAATGAGCTATatttaggggaaaaaaaaaataagtacacAGACATTGAGAATCGAGTCCACAATTTCTGAGTGAAGGGCAGAGATGGTACTAACTACAATAACATCAAACTCAAGATGACGGCTCTCTGATGGATGTTCTAACAACTTGTAATTAGACACATTCAATTGCTTTCGCGGTATTTTCCTTCAAGATCTCAACTTGTTAGGGTAGCTACTGCTGCCATTCTAGACAAATTATACACAAAACTTGACTCTCTGACAAATGCGTAACCTGCGGTTGCCACTAAAagcacctttcttttcaaaactgcAGATGATCATAGTGTTGACCAAGGAGGTTGGTGCTGACATTAATGTGCAGTGCTTAATGCCTCCAACATTGTGCAGTAGCTGCAGCTTACTTTTTTGCTCACGCTTGCAGTGCAATACTAGCGTTACGCAGCGCAGGTACCATTCAAGGTCCTGCCACCAAAGAAGGCATTGCTGCACCC encodes:
- the LOC135900618 gene encoding START domain-containing protein 10-like isoform X2, which encodes MDVGEVRIADDRDFERLKALADKPDGWKVEYKKKDTTVWTKSTQQTEFKMIKLHTVYKDVSPALLFDVLMDPLYRKKWDVYVLESYDIGFLNPNNDVGYYAVRSPPPFKNRDFVLQRSWLQTEKECLIINHSVFHESAPPKKGFVRAVSYLTGLVIQPDGSCGCKLTYVTQCDPKGSLPACFVNKLTKIFAPNMAKKLRKACLEYNDWKKAHQPSYKPWLHPEQISMPRLDVSRCARPMNVHIPLRPRLQVK
- the LOC135900618 gene encoding START domain-containing protein 10-like isoform X1 → MDVGEVRIADDRDFERLKALADKPDGWKVEYKKKDTTVWTKSTQQTEFKMIKLHTVYKDVSPALLFDVLMDPLYRKKWDVYVLESYDIGFLNPNNDVGYYAVRSPPPFKNRDFVLQRSWLQTEKECLIINHSVFHESAPPKKGFVRAVSYLTGLVIQPDGSCGCKLTYVTQCDPKGSLPACFVNKLTKIFAPNMAKKLRKACLEYNDWKKAHQPSYKPWLHPEQISMPRLDVSRCVSTGHQEMQEDILDESLVEDQDICGFDDVDDM